The DNA segment AGGAAAAGTCGTAGAGGTCGCTTAGAGCGGAGATTAAAGAGGTTCCATTGCCTGCTTCCGTTCGTGGGTGGTTATCTGTGTGCACCGGGAGATGCTGATGAGGTCCCTTTGCGGTCTGTAAATGGTGTTGACTAGGCTGATCTACTCGATGACTACATTGCTGGACATTTTCTTCAACAATAAAACCTTGCTCCTTGACGGCGATGACCCTGAGTGCAAGGAGCTCCTTTGGCAGGCTACCAGATCATGTCTGTTCCTCGTACTCCAGCAAGTGGCATCGCAGTCATCTGCAGGGATTGTCATTAcaatttctcttctttctgcgACTGTCTCCTCTTCCCTCACATTACCTTTCAAGTGTCAGAACTCACTATTTATACCACCTCCTACTATTTACACCACCTCATCAACACCCTCTCTCTGCTTTTGCCGTCCCTAAGAACAAACTGACTCACTGCTTTGCATATTTTTCACGGGGTTAGTGCGGCTATTCAAGTCTcctcaacttaaaaaaaatatttctccacCAAATATTTATCAACGcatgcactcactcactgaGCACATTCTGTGTAATCCGGTGCTTAATGAAGATGGCAGTGCAAGCCTGAACACAGCTCATCACAGTGATTGCATCTCTTCGGAATCAGCTCCAGCGGCTCTGTGCAGGACAACACACATTACGGACTTCAAAAAATGACCTGCGGCCTTTTATCCCTTTGGGAGGGGCCAGGAGGTCCCTGGAGTGTAAACGAGATGAAGTTAAAAGCCGAGACAGCAAAACTGTTtgctaaataaatttttatttatttttttaatcagagcAAACGAAAGAAATAAGCCAGAATCAGAGGATGGACAACAGTTGGCGGGTAATGAATCGTCGATCTCTTCATCGTCCTGTTGCagcaataatgaaaatgataatgatagtGGAAATTATTATTGTAGTAATGCGCTCCACGAAATGTGACAAAGCAACCTTAAAGACAGTGAGTGATGAAGAactgatgaaataaaatcaagagCATCGCTCATCGCACGTGCACGCAGTCACACAGGTGATGTTCATGTCGTGCGGCACGTGTTGCGAGAGTTAACAAGAAACAGCAGCTCTGCCAggtagacacacaaacatgagatCTGTCTGAGGAGACAGGACTGTCTGACCAGCTACAAAGCCACAAATATGATTCCAGAACTTTCCCTTTCTTTATGTCATTCCGTTTGTCGACATTTCCTGTGTTGGCGGACACAGACATGACAAGATGAGATATTTCACTATTTCTAATTTCAATACATTTTCCAACTTCTCCGTTCACTAAACACTTCCTAATTCACTCCCAAACTCACATTCCCACGTTTTCGTAAGGTTGTTCTCAATGAAAAATGTCCTCATTCATACTTTCTCACCCCGTTCAGACATCCGACATCAGCTTTACTTATTGATCATATGATGGATGACAatcttatattttcattttttccacaCTTGAATCTACCTGTCATGGTTTTCACTCTCGACCTCCAAACAAGCTAATGAATAAAGTAATCATTACAATTAGGTATAGAACTCGTGTTATGTATTTGGAAATAGAATGATGTTTGTGTGCTAACTACAGACAGCGAGGAGGTGGGAGAGTGCAGGAAGAATAGCAAAGAACCTacgacaatttttttctcacaacaAGCTATTTTCGTCCCCAAATCCTTTCCTGTCTTACCTCCACAAGTAAATGGGGGAATGGAAAACTAATGCCACAGGCTTCCACACAGCAGCCACCCACGTCGATTGAAAGATAACCAAAAAATAGACAACGTGCCTCcaaaaaccaaagcaaaaggtgggaaaaaaacaatttgaaataaaaatatctacaaGACAAATGGTAGTTCAAGgtaaaaatatgtgtttgtggCTTCTCCGACAGGTCTTTTTTGGCAGGTTTTAGACGCAAACAACATTAATTTCTTGAGAAACGCATTGTTTTCAACGCTGTTTAGAGAGCAAATAGCAATTAGCAtgcttttcctctttcttcttcctctttgcCATGGAATGTCTTCATTTTcgtatttttctgttcattacctctctctctcacacacacattgagatttttcttctgttcattgtgtttgtttgtttgtttgtttgtttgtttgtttgtttgtttggttggttggttggttggttggttggttggttggttggttgtttgttgtttgtttgtttgtttgtttgtttgtttgtttgtttgtttgtttgtttgtttgtttgtttgtttgatatgtgggtgggtggggtttTTTGCGTACTCGCGCGGGTACACGTGAATGTCTATGCATGTAGATGTAAAAGGTACAGGAGAGCTCTCTACAAAGGCTGTAAAGACAGTAAATCAAGCAAGAGACATTTTGTGACGAATTCGTGAGGGGGACATTTTGAGACTACCCGCCTTGTCAAGATAATAGGCCTCTACAGTTTGGTACTCGTGTGCTTGTTAAAAGTAATAAACCTCTCCACCTTGTCTACTCCTCCTTCAGTCTGTCGGACAGTTCAGGGATCGCAGTCAATGGTGGTAGTGGTTGTCGTCGTCATAGCGATGGTCATGATTGTTTTAGTGATGCTGCTTTCTCTGCTGACTGTTCAACTCCAATTAACTGCAAAATTCGTCTGCTGCTacagtagttgttgttgttgttgttgttgttgttgttgttgttgttgttgttgttgttgttgttgttgttgttgttgttgagcaCCAGGCACAGTAATGTCATTTTTgttactgtttgtatttttaaaaatttattcgATTTGTCTTTGTTGCTGCTTCTGTTGTGATCATCGTATTCGTTGAGTTTTATTGTCGTTTTCATCGTTGTTGCTTTCGAAGAAGAAAGTGGTCCTAACAACTGTTACATTAAAATCAGTCTTAACTTCACCATTTAGCCCTAAATACTTGATTAGAATAATGTATGTCAAATGCTCTACTCAGCGTCCCTGCACCGAACGCTGTCGAgctagttcttttttttctccccgcAGAGAATTACTAATGTCCCTTCTCGCAAACCTCCCTCCTACTATTCTGGGAGGATGTCTGCTCGATGTCCGCTAGTCTTGCCTAGTGACCGAGGAACCTACCAGCATGAGGAGGATCGGATGTCCGTGAACGATGACAATTGTCACCATCATGTCTGGATCAGGACAGACCAGTTTCGCGACCTTTAACGGTTGCTGAGACGAAAGGTCAGAGATCAACATCGTGGTATATCACGTGCTTGTCTTTTCAGAGGTTAAGAGAGTACAGTGCAAGCGAAGGTTGAGACATGcgttttcttcaaaaaaaaaaaaagaaaaaaataaagttctgcTATTGATCACGTGATCCTACCGCTACAAACTTCGCTAAACTTTAAAACAAGGGTTTTAAACCGTTGTCTCCATCAATCCAATGTTGGGCAACACATAGTCCATAAATCACTTGCTCAATAGATAGTTTCTGCGTCTCTGATCATCGATAACAACCTTTGAATAGTCGCACCATAAAGTAAAAAACAGATGAAGGATGCATGAAAGAGTTATTGTGTAAGGGATTGTCAAAAGCATACTTTTGTGACACTagcgaccttttttttttttgtatcttatTTTCGGGTATACTCATGTAATATCTATATTGGGGCACTTtacaataagaaagaaacaaacaaacaaacaaacaaacaaacaaacaaagaaagaagcaaagaaagaaagaaaaagggatgTATAACATAACCAAAGTAAGCATCCAGTTTACATTACTGAGAACAGCTGCCGCCAAGCCATATGCAGATCATATTCAAATGAAGACAAAAGAGATGCACAATCGTCGCCAAGGGGTGAGGGCTGATGAGGAAAAGATGGGCAATAACCCTGCGGGAGAAGAGAACGGAAGTAGGTCGTCATCAAAGACGATAGACCAGTTTTCTGATACTAGGCCACAGTGATAATTGTGTCACACTAGCCACCAATACCCACCTCTCACCTCTCCCTAAATGCACTTTGCAATTCACTATACGGATTTGGGGCAGGAGTAGATGGAGGGAAAGCCAGTGGTGGTGTCATCCCCCCGGTTAATTCTCCAGCCCTGTGTCCGAGGTTTGTAATGGCGGTAGCTTAATTCCATTTGCCTTTTGAAAGATCCGCTGACCATAATCGAGCGCCAAAAAAGTTAAGATTACTTACAAAGTTCGAGAGAAGGCGGGGTATACATCTGCTAGTGAAGACCCCCACTCACCTCGTCAGCTCTCGAGTCACGAGTGCAAAGCAGGTCAAAATGACCTCCAGTGcgtctgaagaagaagaaacgtCGGTTTTGGCATTTTCAGGCACCGACTTCcatgaaattacaaaaaaaaaaaaaaaaaaaggtgaataaATTGTGAAGCAATGTCCTAGACCTTTGATGCAAAGCAGTTCGTCACGAGTCCCCGGATCCCTGCCGGTGTCGGGTTCAATTCTGTTGGCTGTTGAAAACTCGCCGTGACTGTAGCGATGGACAGGATGATCCCTGGTCCAGCCGACCTGTGTAAAAATTCTTGTTCATAGCATCTTACTGCACGTCTGACAGACATTTTAATTCCTCACCACACTTTTCGTgctgaatttattttgttttcagaagaaaaGTTGCATACACGGTTGATACTATTTCATTGCACTGACcgatatttgtttgtttgtttgtttgtttgtttgtttgtttgtttgtttgtttgtttgtttgtttgtttgttttgttttgttttgttttgttttgtttttttttgcttccataTAACAGTATCTCTCTACCTCCTCGCCTAAATTAAGGTAAGCTGATAGAGTTACATAGGCTTCGGATGCATCTTATTTTCATTCTGGAAGTTTCCATAGTGTGTCGTGAGTTACTTGTAATAAAGTTGCGACTCTGACCATACTAGCATTACTATGCAACATACATCGTTCACTCACGCCCCATGTCTTAAGCAGCTTGCACATCAGGTCACCAAACTTTTAACTTTCCACTTTCAGTGGTCTGGTTCCCCAGACGAAGACTAACGGTCTTCCTGGTCGGAAACAAGAGTGCTGCCTCTGGCAGACAGAAATCGCTGGTGATAATTGGGGGAAGAGGGTTTTGGGGGGTTTAGTTTGGGTTTGGGgcgttttttctgtttttgtttttgttttttgtttttttgttgtgtttttgttgttgttgttttttgttgttttttttttttgtttttgttttttgtttttttgggggaaggggtgttTTTACACTTAAACGTTCACATGTGGGTACATCGTTTCCTTATGACTGAGTAAAGCTCAGAGAAAGATTTCGCGAATAACCCTAGCCCTAACCCTCTCCTTCTGTCCTCGAGATACACTCTTATAAACATCtccaaacacagaaacaagtcCACAACAcggacgtcaggattgtacatcaATATATTGTTGCTGTGAACTTCTCGGCCAAGTAGACAATAGGACCATAAGGTGTATCTGTATACAAGTGACCTCTTTCTTGCATTGTTATGTAGGGACCTcttattcacccagattttagGGTAATGTTATCTTGTGCTCAATTTTATCCAgtagttttaaaaacaattgcactccactagacctttaaatgtaaataaggtctgtggaaaaaaattgtcatttttcaGAGTTGTCTGTGACACGCCTTGGGTATTTGAATGTTCGATCTcctgtcttctttcctttctttctttctttttaaatgtttaatcttTTTGTCTTGCTGACCTTTCTTCGTTTTGACCTGGACAACTTTTGGCAAGGTCATAGAAGTGATTGATGAAAAGATCTGGGGTCAGGGCGAGTACCTTAACTTCTCTGACGACAGAGCAGCAGAAATGAAAGTTTCTAGAAAATAGAATTAACAGGCATACGAGTAGGATTACTTTTTTCAATTGAATAGAGAGCACTGTATCAAGATTCCTGCTTCCCCTTCCCTCTGTCGTCTTCCCAATCAAGTTCATCGTCTTCTCGCATCGACCTGTAGAAAACGAGACCATGATTGTATCACGAGTCTTGCACCGCCCCGAACTCTTCTCTCTGTGATCATCTGTTTGTCTTCAAGTGTGATCGAAATCGGGTTCGTGTACCTGATTTCCTTCGGCTGCTGGTTCTAAGAGATTAACGACCAGGCAGGCTTCAGAAGGAACAACACCTTTACATGCACATCCACAGAACTTCTTTACAACCACTCTTGTCTTCAGTCTGTAGACTGGGTATTGCGCAACATATTGCACATAGTTTTGCAAATTATTTACCACACAGTATTATTGTGCAGAATactcaaatgaaaaaaacacaacaatacTAACTTTTGGGATAATTGTAAGCTCTCTGCAAACATTTCGGTTCGGTCTGCTccattaataaacaaacagaactttctctttctctttctctctctctcttcaatcATGATAATAACCACGAACTTAGTTTCACGCAAAATATCCAAACGTctggaagaaacattttttatatataattttatcttGGAGACTTACACGATGACATGACGACGGGCAATAAATAGCTACCTTACTCCTGTATCAGGTGAAATTGTCTCCCCTGGTTGCAGTATCCTGTGCTAAATTAGGTGGTTACCTCCCTTGACACTTACTATGTAAGCACAAGATTGGTAATCCCGCCAGCCTTTTCACCACAACTTCTTAATAAAGATAGCCGGGGGAGGCGGGATTGGGGAGTTCGCGTTTTATTATCTGGTGAGTCTCGAGAAGAATAGGATTTACTTCAGACATTATATTTCTTCATCGACTGTACCCGATGACACGACCACCAGAGGACAGGGATCAGGAAGTGGATCAACATACTTGACAAGTATGGAACTCACGTTGACTGCAACGTGATGTTCTTAGCCACAATTATGGGGCCACCCAGCTGTAGATGAACCTCGTGAGAAGAAAAGTTCCTCGAATACGTAGAGCTTGATTTCCACCCGACAGCTGACATAATATCAGCAAAGTTCACATTTCTTTGAGAGGCCAGACTCCAATAATGTCATAGGCTAGCATCCTAAGAACAAGAGAAGCGTGTTGGTATGCCTTCGTGCCCTTATTTTTATCTCTTGTTATACCCAGGGAAAGGTCTTTCAGTATCTTCTTTGTGAGGAAGAAAGAGTTGGTCGACCGCACCGAAGCGCTTGAGATAAATTTTAAACGAACGCACTGGATCGTGCAGCCTTGCAGGATGGTGTCGGTCTGTCGAGGTTAATGCTTTGATGATAAGCTGCTGCTTACTGACATGGAGCAACTGATTGTCGGCCAAGAAGAATGAATGAGGAGATTAACAGAGCCTTCGTCTCTGAACTTAAAAATTCCGAGGTCGATGAAAGTGCATGGAACTCTGAAACACGAAAAACTGTTACTAAGGCCTACGCACAAAAAGCTTTTTATGAGATGCATCAAAAGGCGGAATCTGTAAAAGAAGCTCAAACGTTTCGaaattaacaaacataaaaactccAAGattccaagaaagaaaaatacgagAATAAAATCCTGCCAAGTCTCAGTTTGTGTCGTCCTTAATGACACAGAGGATGTTCCTTCCCGCAAGCCGCCCTCTCCCAGGGCAAGAAGTCCACGTCATCGTGCAAGGAGGTGTTTGCTTGAAAATTAGGAGATGCCTGTCGCGTATCAGTCGTCGGAGGAGACCCACCTGAGCCtagtgagagagaggtggggaagAAGCACACACCCTTTTGATTCTCAACGAGCAGGCTCTGGGAGTAGGAGGAGACATGAAAAACGTGCTGGACCGGAGGAACTCCCACGGCAACGAGTCCTGCACTCCTCCGAATAAAGGCTCTCCAAGCTCACAGCTGCTTTGGGTTCTCAAGACGCTGGATGGAACTGAACACAAGAACCACCACGACCGTAGAACCAAGGCGATCCGAAGCGAGTCACGAGGGCCTGACAAGAGGTGGGTGGATATGCTGGTGGCTACGCTGAACAGTGTCTGGTTCAAGAGAAGCCTCCAGAGATTTTCCAGCCAAACCATGTTTGAGATCATCTTGGATGGAACCGGCAAAaaggaaatgagaagaaaggaaagcacAACAAAGCACCCGCTTATGATCGTCCCACAGAACTTTGAATGACACTCGAGCAGAATGGTGTTAACATCTGAAGCAAACAGCAAACCAAGAGATGTGGTGCTGCACGGctaaaaacacaagaaagatcAGCTAGCTCGGCAGAAACTGTAAAAACTGtccagacagaaaaaaaacaacaaacaaacaaactgacaaagcTCTACGAAGCAAAACATCAGTCTCTGCAACTCAGCCCGTCAGGCATCGCGTGGAGCACGGctgaaagagataaaaagtGAGAGGCTATCCAGCTTCGAAACTATAGGGAGGgtgcaaagattaaaaaaaataaaaagaaagaaacctggTAAAGACAACAGAGAAGAAATCTCGAGCTCTGGCAGTCAAACCACTGCAAAAAACTGCGAGGGAAGTAGCCACTGATAAAATGAACAAGGCAGGTCAAAGAACGAACCTGGGTGCAGTCAGCCGTTGAACGGGGTAAACAGTAACAAATATAAGTGGTTGCGCGAAGAAAGTTTAATGAGGAATCATGTTCGTCTGTAAATTCCCCACCTCGGATGAGTTGGCCGGGTCGTCTAAGGTTGAGTGCGCGCAAACGGGTGGGGTGCGAGtttagtgtaaacaaacacacgacACAAGTAGCAACTCAACACATGATGtcaccacgaacttatatccatGATGTCACGTAGATGTTGTGGAGCGGTAGGTGGTggtaagaaaaatgtatgtAGTACCCGGAAAAAAACCCGATGGTTAGCCTTGCgaacatgtcacacacacagatcgtcccgagacgagatttgaaccacTCATCTCGTACAGATGGAAATACTTATAGAGCAAGTGTCAAGGGAAGCAACCCTGAGTTGCAGAGAAACTGCCATTGTAGTCAGGCTGATCCGCGCTTTCCTTTTAAGAATCGTGTCAAATCTTTCCGACGACTAAATGGATGTTATGATCGATGACAGCTAGCATTCTGTGCGGGGACCGAATTCTGATCTTATTACAAACGTTCAGACGTCTGTATGAGAACTGaagttaaaacaaatgaaataaaatgcttaccTTTGGTATTGATGTGATAAACGTTGGTGTAGCATTCAGCCTCTACCACTCTCTcgctcttatatatatatgcacacacacccgTGCCTCATTCTTTCATTGTTCCATTTAAAGCACTTAAGAAACTAAGTTGAGCAAATCAAAGATGCTGCAGAAAAGCAGCTGCAACGTTACTTGCAAATTAAACAGCTCACAAAATTCACTCCTGCCAAGCAGTTAAACAATTTGAGATTccaaaaatttcttttattagtgTTTTGAAATGGAAGTAATTGTGGCACTGCAGTCATTTATGCACAAGGTACATTCAGaatgcataaaaacaaatgcGGTGAATACTCCTTACACAATGTTTATGTATCTCAGGCATACACAGCAATCATGATACAGTATTAGTTCAATATCACTggttatttaattttcttatttgacttttatctttgtcttttttctaaataaaaaaatttactctcatctaaaagataaatattttgcctAATTACCAAGGCAGCGTGAAAGGCATTCACAATGCATAATATACAACTGATCTATACTGTAGgtctattttaataaattaaatttgtgAAAAGAATGATAAAATCAATGTAACATTCTTCTGTATTCCTTGTAAAGTTAAATACGctaaaagtcttttaaaaaactctCATTAACAAGAAATGTAATCACAAGAATCGATCCAAAGTTAACACATTCAGTGATAACTCTGAAATAGCACAAGATGTTTACTTACAAAACCTGTTTATAAGTCTTCTTGTAGCATTTGTTTCAGGAAAAATCTTTTACACCCATGATTATAAAATCTTTGTGTAATCCTGTCTGGATTTGATCAACACCCAGTCATTCCTATTCCAGtttctaaaacattaaatgtcatgTCAGATCCAAAGTGACTGTCAGAATGACAACCAATAATGACCAAATTATATAATGCATATGACAAAGTCAATTTTTACAGCACAAAAAAACCAGATTATTTACAACTTTTAATACAAATTATGGCACTTTCTTGGGAGGCTTCAGAGCTCCAATCCTTCGCAGATATCGTACAATAAATGGAGTAGCTGTGAGTGTTATGGCTATCCTCACAGGAGCAAAAACCTTGTGGACTGCATAGGCAACAACGAAAGTTCCAGTTCCAGTTGCAAGCTTAGACTGCAAGACTGTCTCCCCTACTCCTACATTTCGCAGAATGCCCACCAAATCAATGCcactggaaagaaaaaatatgcattgaGTGTAGTTAGTACTTTCTCACTGGACTGTCACTGTCTATCAACTGTCTGCTGTATCTGTTCAAACACTGTATGATGCTAATAACCTCTGCATGACCAAATTGTCCCTAAACTAAATTGCATATAGCAGTAAAAAGTGATTACtccttcatatatttttttatcatgcaATAAACTTTGACTAAAAGCATGGGATCTATAGGAAAGGCCACCAATGATGCTCCCAATAAGCAGTGAAAAAGTCATGACATTACAAGAAAAAGTTGAACTGTTTGACATGTACCCTAGATTGATGTCTGCAGTATCAATAAAGTATTGTGCCCATCGAAAAATCTAAGTGAATTTTTGACAGCCCAGGGAAAGGAGATTTGGGGGAAGGGATATCAGCACTGCTAATCCCagaattgttaaaatatttactgcacTTACTTAAACAATTCTTGCTAGGTAGAACACTTTTTCCATTTAATTCTAATATTTATACAATTACATGATATACTTAAACTaaagaagtaaaacatttaCTCTCCATCGCAACATTTTAGCAATGCTAAGCTCAAGATGAATAACACTGTAAACAGTACTAGAAGAATTTAGTTCCTCTCAGCAAATATGGTTATCAAAATTTTAACTTCAGATTTTTAATGAGtaaattttcatgtaaaataCAATACAAGCTGTATTGACAATGCTTTACATTTTCTATACGcattgtaaaattataaatcttCTGCCTAATAGTATCAATAAGCTGTGTGTAtgcttcaaataaaaaataatgacaatgatagtgatgatgatgatgatgggtgtAATAAAATTGTAGAGTGTAGCATTCCACTCTTAACTGTGCTTACAATGCTTAATATATTGCTTGCGGATATAGTGAAATTAGATTTACAACAAATTAGGAAGAGTCATAAGCCAGAGTAAGTCATTCAGATCACTCAAAACATGTTAACTACACAAAGCCATACCATACATCAAACATGAAGTATTTCAAAAGCTGAAGCCTCAAAAGCAGCTGGAAAACTAAGGCACTGAATGCTTGGATCTAACAACTACAGGAAGGCACATGTTAATTGAAACAAGGCTGTTATTTTTATCTCAAGAAGCATAACAATGCATAGTCATTCATTTTAACAGGTAAATGAGTTTAGAAACAGGGACAGCTAAGCAACACACCTGCTGACAGCTAAATAAAACCCGCCAAGAGAAGCAAGGGAAATGGCGACATGGAAAATGATGACAGTAGACCCATATTCTTTTACAGCGCGCTTCAGCTTTTCACGCTGAGTCAGCTGTGACTCTGCTGTCAATCCACCCACCTGGGCAGTGCCCGAGAgatcatttcttctttcaggTTGTGTGCTGTAGCTCCTTTTCTGCTGATAAATCTGTACAATctgcagaaagagaaaaaagattatctCAGGCAGACAGGATTATATATGCTAAcatacatctttaaaaaaaaagtgcatcaaatattttaacaaaaaaagctTAGTATTGACATACTTCTTGATGTATTGCTAAAATGATATGCTCTATTtgttaaacattatttgttaaaatgaaatgttaatgaaaataggcatgtgagtgtgtatgtgtgagagagtacgTGTGCAAGTGTGAGTGGGAtaagagaggagggggagggggcccaagaaaaagtttaaagaacttaaatcaaaaaagtttaaacattttttttttctaaaactggAGCTTTATTTATTCAACACTTCTAAATACAGGATCAACTGAAGAAATTTTTCAACTCAAGAGATGAAACTTcagcagaaaaatgttttaccacAATGCAAAAATTATATATCTAAAAAATTGTTGAAATCTTGCCCTCATACAAATAACAAAGCTGACTCACTAACAACAGCCTAGTCATTAcaataatgcaaaaaatattttatcctctTCTCATGAACATTCCCAAGTAAGTCTTTTCCAGCAAAGAAAGCTAAGCTCACATCTTTGATCATGGCATCTTGCTGGGCAAAAATTTGGGCAAGAGTTACACGTCCGCTCTGAAAACCTTGCAGCTGTTCCACACAGTCATGAAGGTTAAAGCGTTGACAATTCTCTAACCAGAGCTTGAAGCGTACACAGTCATCTCCCTGGACACCCTGAGGGCAAGGAATACTGACATCTGGCAACCGCATGTTACCTTGTGCTCCCTGAAAGATCAAATTAGAGTTGTATCAATATACACAAAATGCAGTAAAAAGTATGTTGCCCAACTGGAATccttacaaatacaaatttcttATAATCATAGTGCTAAAGAAAAAGTGTGTTCATTAATGTGCTAAAACTCTAATTACAGAATAAtgaaaagattattattattctgctTTATATGCAACAAAAAAGTAAGATGGTACCTCATCCTCATTATCTTCATTATGGCAAATGTTACCtgaatattttcatcaaactgAGCTGCTTGTGCTTCAGAGCGTTTGCGATAGCCCTCGGATATTTCTGCTATTAGAGCCTCCTGCTCAGCTAAAACCTGTGAAAGTGTCAGGCGGCCAGTCTGGATGCCCTGTGGATGATGTCAcaacaagaaaattattaaaatcattctttaaaTTCTGTTTGACTTTCTGGACTTTCTATTTTCAAGCAATAATACAGCAATAAagtctttaaacaaaatacagcaGAGTTGCTGCATAGGCATTTCATATCCATCATAGACAGTGAACTTAATTCACACCTGCAATTGTTGATCACAGTTAGAAAGCCCATACCGCCGACAGTTGTCTAGCCAAGCCTGAAAATGACCACAACCCATCTCCATGTTTGGAGTCCCTTGTATTCCTTGAGGACTTGCACTCTCCGCAAGCTCATTCTCAAAAGAAGTGGTCTTTTGAGCAGCCATCATGTTTGTGTTAAAAGTATGGAAGCAACATTCTGGAAACAGGAACAAGTTTCTTTTTACAGCTAACAATAGGGATAATGTTATACATGGAGTTTGTCTTTCAAATATCTCCTTTTTGTCATACAGTTGTTGTTCTACTAGTAGCCAAaggattaaatatttatgtggtTCAGTAGGGCACAGtgtataatacaagttcgtggtataTGAAATCCCCTTTTAC comes from the Pomacea canaliculata isolate SZHN2017 linkage group LG12, ASM307304v1, whole genome shotgun sequence genome and includes:
- the LOC112576719 gene encoding uncharacterized protein LOC112576719 isoform X1 encodes the protein MPVCTFILTGMSCRAMRVSLQSFGLRQAYFSTSAGDLKEPQLKHAAVMVEGIQGPVARPLSIQESKQLLQRALAYASKGLSLQGIQQECCFHTFNTNMMAAQKTTSFENELAESASPQGIQGTPNMEMGCGHFQAWLDNCRRYGLSNCDQQLQGIQTGRLTLSQVLAEQEALIAEISEGYRKRSEAQAAQFDENIQGAQGNMRLPDVSIPCPQGVQGDDCVRFKLWLENCQRFNLHDCVEQLQGFQSGRVTLAQIFAQQDAMIKDIVQIYQQKRSYSTQPERRNDLSGTAQVGGLTAESQLTQREKLKRAVKEYGSTVIIFHVAISLASLGGFYLAVSSGIDLVGILRNVGVGETVLQSKLATGTGTFVVAYAVHKVFAPVRIAITLTATPFIVRYLRRIGALKPPKKVP
- the LOC112576719 gene encoding uncharacterized protein LOC112576719 isoform X2, which produces MPVCTFILTGMSCRAMRVSLQSFGLRQAYFSTSAGDLKEPQLKHAAVMVEGIQGPVARPLSIQESKQLLQRALAYASKGLSLQGIQQECCFHTFNTNMMAAQKTTSFENELAESASPQGIQGTPNMEMGCGHFQAWLDNCRRYGLSNCDQQLQGIQTGRLTLSQVLAEQEALIAEISEGYRKRSEAQAAQFDENIQGAQGNMRLPDVSIPCPQGVQGDDCVRFKLWLENCQRFNLHDCVEQLQGFQSGRVTLAQIFAQQDAMIKDIVQIYQQKRSYSTQPERRNDLSGTAQWH